TGCTTGGGCGAACCGAGGTTGAACTCCCGGCCGATCACCTCGTACGCCCCCTGCGCCGCGGCCTTCACCTCGGCGGCGAAGTGCGCCTCCAACTCGGAGAGATAGTCGGTGTCGGCGGCGATGCCGGTGCGCTCCAGGTCAGCGAGGACCCGCATCAGCGGCAGCTCCACCCCGGCCATCAGCCGGGCGGACTGCTCGCCGTCGCGGGACAGCTCCGCGTCGATCGCCTCCGCCAGGTCCAGGGTGGCCCGGGCGTGCAGCATGAGGTTCTGCTCGGCCTCGCCGTCACCGCCCAGCCCGTCGAGCGTCAGCTGGCCGTTGTCCGGCGCGTCGACCCGCAGCTCGCGGTGCAGGTACCGCAGCGCCAGGTCGGTCAGGTCGTAGGAGCGCTGGTCGGGGCGGGCCAGGTAGGCCGCGATCTGGGTGTCCCGGGCGATGCCGGCCAGGGACCAACCGTGCGCGGCGAAGGCGAGCACGGCCGGCTTGCTGTCGTGCAGCACCTTGGGCCGGGTCTCGTCGGCCAGCCAGCCGGCCAGGGCCGCCTCGTCGCTCGCGTCGAGAGCACTCGGATCGAACCAGGCCGCCGCGCCGGCGGCGGTGGCCAGCGCCATGCCGGTGACGGTGGCGGTGTGTCGCCGGTTGGGGCCGGTGTCGAGCTTGACCGCCACGCCGACCGGGGTGCCCACCGGTGCGTACGTGCTCAGCCAGCCGGTCACCGCGCCCGGCGCGGTGAGCAGCTCGCCAGCCAGCTCGAAGCCCGCCTCCGCCTCCGGCTCGACGGCGTCCAGGTACTGGTAGAGACGGTCGCGCAGGATGCGGAACTGGAGGGTGTCGAAGACCTGGTGCACGGCCTCGCGGTCCCACCCCGGCCAGCGGGCGTCCTCGGGGCGCACCGGCAGCTCCAGGTCGGCGACCAGGCAGTTGATCTCGTAGTTGCGGATCACGTCGGCGAGCCGCTCGCGCAGGCTGTCGCCGGCCTTGCCCTTGATCTCGTCGGCGCGGGCCACCACGCCCTCCACCCCGCCGTACGCGTTGATCCACTTGGCTGCGGTCTTCGGCCCGACACCGGGGACGCCGGGCAGGTTGTCGCTTGTCTCGCCGACCAGCGCGGCCAGGTCGCGGTAGCGCTCGGGGGGCACACCGTACTTGGCCTCGACCGCGGCCGGGTCCATCCGGGCCAGGTCGGAGACGCCCTTGCGGGGGTAGAGCACGGTGATCTGCTCGTCGACGAGTTGGAAGGCGTCCCGGTCACCGGTGCAGATCAACACCGGTATGCCCGCGTCGCGGGCCTGGCAGGCCAGGGTGGCGATGATGTCGTCGGCCTCGTAGCCCTCCTTCTCCACCACCGGCACGCGCAGCGCGGCGAGAACCTCCTTGACCAGGCTGACCTGGCCCTTGAAGTCGGTCGGGGTCTCGCTGCGGCCGGCCTTGTACTCGGCGTACTTGTCGGTGCGGAAGGAGCGGCGGGACACGTCGAAGGCGACGACGATGTGGGTCGGCCGCTCGTCGCGCAGCACGTTGATCAGCATCGAGGTGAAGCCGTACACCGCGTTGGTCGGCTGGCCCGTCGTGGTGGAGAAGTTTTCCACCGGCAGGGCGAAGAAGGCCCGGTATGCCAGGGAATGTCCGTCGACGAGGAGCAGGCGCGGCGTCGTAGCTGTCACGGTGGCGACTCTAGTCCGTACCGCCGACAACTCCGCGATACGGGCGCTCCCACCCGAACTGCGATCCGCCGTACCTGGTGGCGGCCGGACGGGAAGGAAACGAGAAGGTACGGGGGTGAAGGCTGGACTGCCGGCACCGACGCCCGGCGTGCCGGGCGTGGGCACGGCGGATCCAATTCGGGGGCGGGCGGACCACCGACCCGTGGGCCGCCCGTCAGGCTCCGCCGGGCGCTCTGGCGCCCGGGCTCGGGCCGGCCCCCACCAGTTCGTCGACGGGCCAGCACGGGCCCCGAACCGGTCCGCGCCCGCGCCACCGGGCGGAATCCGCCGAGCGGTACCGCGTACTAGGCTGTCGGCTCCGCCACCTGCCTAGCCAATCGGGGACGCCGTTGGAGCTCCGCCTGCTCGGTCCCGTCGAGATCGGCCACGGTGACACGTCGATCGTTCCCGGCCGCCGAATGCACCGCCTGTTGCTCGGCCTGCTGGCGCTCCAGCCCAACGCCGTGCTGCCGAGCGACGACCTGGTCGAGGCGCTCTGGCAGGGTCGCGCCCCCCGGACCGCCCGCTCGATGATCCACTCGCGGATCTCCGAACTGCGGGCCGCCCTGGCCGACGCGGGACTCGGCGCGGACCGGATCGCGATCCTGACCGCCGGGGACGGTTACCGCCTGGTGCTCGACCCGGAGGCCGTCGACGCCCACCGGTTCCGCCGACTGCTCGCCCGGGCCCGCGCCGAACCGGCGGGACTCACCTGGCCGCAGCGGCGCGACCTGCTGCGCGAGGCGGTCGGCCTGTGGCGCGGGCCGGCGTTCGGCGGCTGGTTGCCGCACCGCCCGGCACCACCCGAGGTGCAGGCGCTCGAGGAGGCCCGGCTCACCGCCCTGGAACAGTGCTACGAGGCGGAAC
This DNA window, taken from Micromonospora sp. FIMYZ51, encodes the following:
- the polA gene encoding DNA polymerase I, whose translation is MTATTPRLLLVDGHSLAYRAFFALPVENFSTTTGQPTNAVYGFTSMLINVLRDERPTHIVVAFDVSRRSFRTDKYAEYKAGRSETPTDFKGQVSLVKEVLAALRVPVVEKEGYEADDIIATLACQARDAGIPVLICTGDRDAFQLVDEQITVLYPRKGVSDLARMDPAAVEAKYGVPPERYRDLAALVGETSDNLPGVPGVGPKTAAKWINAYGGVEGVVARADEIKGKAGDSLRERLADVIRNYEINCLVADLELPVRPEDARWPGWDREAVHQVFDTLQFRILRDRLYQYLDAVEPEAEAGFELAGELLTAPGAVTGWLSTYAPVGTPVGVAVKLDTGPNRRHTATVTGMALATAAGAAAWFDPSALDASDEAALAGWLADETRPKVLHDSKPAVLAFAAHGWSLAGIARDTQIAAYLARPDQRSYDLTDLALRYLHRELRVDAPDNGQLTLDGLGGDGEAEQNLMLHARATLDLAEAIDAELSRDGEQSARLMAGVELPLMRVLADLERTGIAADTDYLSELEAHFAAEVKAAAQGAYEVIGREFNLGSPKQLQEILFGELNLPKTKRIKTGYTTDADALQWLYAQTEHPLLHHLLRHRDVARLKSTVDGLLKSVSDDGRIHTTFNQTVAATGRLSSTEPNLQNIPIRTEEGRRIRRAFVVGEGYECLLTADYSQIEMRIMAHLSADDALIEAFNSGHDFHAATASSVFGVPVAEVTPDQRRKIKAMNYGLAYGLSAFGLSQQLGISAEEARGLMEVYFAGFGGVRDYLQEVVARARQDGYTSTILGRRRYLPDLVSDNRQRREMAERMALNAPIQGSAADIIKVAMLHVDTALRDAGLRSRMLLQVHDELVFEVAPGERVVLEELVRREMGGAYPLSVPLEVSVGDGPDWNSADH